Proteins found in one Vigna radiata var. radiata cultivar VC1973A unplaced genomic scaffold, Vradiata_ver6 scaffold_83, whole genome shotgun sequence genomic segment:
- the LOC106754078 gene encoding ATP-citrate synthase beta chain protein 1-like isoform X2, with translation MCALKQATIRVVAVMGEGLAEAETKQLIAYARSNNKVIIGPGTVGAIQAGAFKIGDTSVTIHNIIHCKLYRPGSVGFVSKSVFEFQGETFNELCNIISRVTDGIYEAIAIGGDVCPGSTLSDHVLRFNNIPQIKIMVVVGEEDGCDEYSIVEALKQGKVSKPVVAWVSGRCAGPLKSEAALRDAGAVVPTSYQTFEAALKETFHNLVEEGKITPVKEITPPPIPEDLSSAIKSGKVRAPTHIISTISDERGEDQCYGGVSMSSIIEKGYGVGGVISLLWFKRSLPHYCTQFIEMCIMLCADHGPCASGAHNTIVTARAGKDLISCLVSGLLTIGPRFGGAIDDAARYFKDAHDSGLRAYEFVEGMKKKGIRVPGIGHRVKNKDRKDKRVELLQKFARTHFPCVKYMEYAVEVEAYTLSKAKNLILNIDGAIGSIFLDLFAGSGMFTEQEIDEIVKIGYLNGFFVLARSIGLIGHTFDQKRLKQPLYRHPWEDVVYTT, from the exons ATGTGTGCTTTGAAGCAGGCAACAATTAGAGTTGTTGCTGTGATGGGTGAAGGATTGGCTGAGGCAGAGACTAAGCAATTGATTGCGTATGCCCGTTCAAATAATAAG GTTATTATTGGTCCAGGAACTGTTGGAGCCATTCAAGCAGGTGCTTTCAAAATTGGTGACACATCTGTAACAATTCACAATATAATTCACTGCAAACTCTACAGACCTGGATCTGTTGGATTTGTATCTAAATCT GTTTTTGAATTTCAGGGTGAGACATTCAATGAATTATGCAACATTATTTCTCGTGTAACTGATGGGATTTATGAAG CCATTGCCATTGGAGGAGATGTTTGTCCTGGTTCCACACTTTCTGACCATGTTTTACGGTTTAACAACATACCACAG ATTAAAATTATGGTAGTAGTTGGAGAGGAAGATGGGTGTGATGAGTATTCCATAGTGGAAGCCCTAAAACAGGGGAAAGTATCAAAGCCTGTGGTTGCCTGGGTTAGTGGGAGATGTGCAGGGCCTTTGAAATCTGAAGCA GCACTGAGAGATGCTGGAGCTGTTGTTCCCACATCATATCAAACTTTTGAAGCTGCACTTAAGGAAACATTTCACAATTTG GTTGAAGAAGGTAAAATCACGCCAGTCAAGGAAATCACTCCTCCTCCAATCCCTGAGGACCTCAGCTCTGCAATTAAGAGTGGGAAAGTCCGTGCTCCAACTCATATTATTTCCACAATTTCTGATGAGAGGG GAGAGGATCAATGCTATGGTGGTGTATCCATGTCTTCCATTATCGAAAAAGGCTATGGTGTCGGTGGTGTTATCTCTCTTTTGTGGTTTAAACGCAGCCTTCCTCATTACTGTACTCAATTTATTGAG ATGTGCATAATGCTATGTGCCGACCATGGTCCTTGTGCCTCTGGAGCTCATAATACTATCGTGACAGCAAGGGCAGGGAAGGACCTAATTTCCTGTCTTGTATCAG GTTTGCTTACAATTGGTCCTCGATTTGGGGGTGCCATTGACGATGCTGCTCGCTACTTTAAGGATGCTCATGACAGT GGACTTAGAGCTTATGAGTTTGTTGAAGGTATGAAGAAAAAGGGGATTCGTGTGCCAGGAATAGGACACAG GGTAAAGAATAAGGACAGGAAAGACAAGCGAGTTGAGCTGCTACAAAAGTTTGCAAGGACACATTttccttgtgttaaatacatgGAATATGCGGTTGAAGTTGAAGCCTACACCCTCTCAAAGgcaaaaaatttaattcttaacaTCGATGGTGCCATTGGGTCTATTTTCTTGGATCTTTTTGCTGGCAGTGGAATGTTCACTGAGCAAGAgattgatgaaattgtgaagaTTGGGTATCTGAATGGCTTCTTTGTGCTGGCACGCTCCATTGGTCTGATTGG GCACACCTTTGACCAAAAGAGACTCAAGCAACCTCTTTATCGACACCCATGGGAGGATGTTGTCTACACAACGTGA
- the LOC106754078 gene encoding ATP-citrate synthase beta chain protein 1-like isoform X1 translates to MMLVITILHQNSLPVCVSLLHPSTVLFNLCLLKCFSYQSLFLFNSYYLILSFCNLERFIVFFLMATGQLFSPTTQALFYNYKQLPIQQMLDFDFLSRRETPSVAGIINPGSQGFQKIFFGQKEILIPVHATIEAACAAHPTADVFINFASHTSGDESSMCALKQATIRVVAVMGEGLAEAETKQLIAYARSNNKVIIGPGTVGAIQAGAFKIGDTSVTIHNIIHCKLYRPGSVGFVSKSVFEFQGETFNELCNIISRVTDGIYEAIAIGGDVCPGSTLSDHVLRFNNIPQIKIMVVVGEEDGCDEYSIVEALKQGKVSKPVVAWVSGRCAGPLKSEAALRDAGAVVPTSYQTFEAALKETFHNLVEEGKITPVKEITPPPIPEDLSSAIKSGKVRAPTHIISTISDERGEDQCYGGVSMSSIIEKGYGVGGVISLLWFKRSLPHYCTQFIEMCIMLCADHGPCASGAHNTIVTARAGKDLISCLVSGLLTIGPRFGGAIDDAARYFKDAHDSGLRAYEFVEGMKKKGIRVPGIGHRVKNKDRKDKRVELLQKFARTHFPCVKYMEYAVEVEAYTLSKAKNLILNIDGAIGSIFLDLFAGSGMFTEQEIDEIVKIGYLNGFFVLARSIGLIGHTFDQKRLKQPLYRHPWEDVVYTT, encoded by the exons atgatgcTAGTTATCACTATCCTACACCAGAATTCTCTTCCGGTTTGtgtttctcttcttcatccttctaCTGTCCTATTCAATCTATGCTTGCTTAAATGCTTCTCATACCAATCTctgtttcttttcaattcatattATCTCATCCTTTCCTTCTGCAATTTAGAAAGATTTATCGTTTTCTTCCTCATGGCCACTGGACAACTATTCTCACCGACTACACAAGCTTTATTTTACAACTACAAGCAACTTCCCATCCAGCAGATGCTTGATTTTGACTTCCTTTCTC GAAGGGAAACACCATCAGTTGCTGGAATCATTAACCCTGGTTCTCAAGGATTTCAAAAGATCTTCTTTGGTCAGAAGGAAATTCTCATCCCAGTTCATGCTAC CATTGAAGCAGCTTGTGCTGCTCATCCTACTGCTGATGTCTTCATCAACTTTGCTTCACACACAAG TGGTGATGAATCGTCGATGTGTGCTTTGAAGCAGGCAACAATTAGAGTTGTTGCTGTGATGGGTGAAGGATTGGCTGAGGCAGAGACTAAGCAATTGATTGCGTATGCCCGTTCAAATAATAAG GTTATTATTGGTCCAGGAACTGTTGGAGCCATTCAAGCAGGTGCTTTCAAAATTGGTGACACATCTGTAACAATTCACAATATAATTCACTGCAAACTCTACAGACCTGGATCTGTTGGATTTGTATCTAAATCT GTTTTTGAATTTCAGGGTGAGACATTCAATGAATTATGCAACATTATTTCTCGTGTAACTGATGGGATTTATGAAG CCATTGCCATTGGAGGAGATGTTTGTCCTGGTTCCACACTTTCTGACCATGTTTTACGGTTTAACAACATACCACAG ATTAAAATTATGGTAGTAGTTGGAGAGGAAGATGGGTGTGATGAGTATTCCATAGTGGAAGCCCTAAAACAGGGGAAAGTATCAAAGCCTGTGGTTGCCTGGGTTAGTGGGAGATGTGCAGGGCCTTTGAAATCTGAAGCA GCACTGAGAGATGCTGGAGCTGTTGTTCCCACATCATATCAAACTTTTGAAGCTGCACTTAAGGAAACATTTCACAATTTG GTTGAAGAAGGTAAAATCACGCCAGTCAAGGAAATCACTCCTCCTCCAATCCCTGAGGACCTCAGCTCTGCAATTAAGAGTGGGAAAGTCCGTGCTCCAACTCATATTATTTCCACAATTTCTGATGAGAGGG GAGAGGATCAATGCTATGGTGGTGTATCCATGTCTTCCATTATCGAAAAAGGCTATGGTGTCGGTGGTGTTATCTCTCTTTTGTGGTTTAAACGCAGCCTTCCTCATTACTGTACTCAATTTATTGAG ATGTGCATAATGCTATGTGCCGACCATGGTCCTTGTGCCTCTGGAGCTCATAATACTATCGTGACAGCAAGGGCAGGGAAGGACCTAATTTCCTGTCTTGTATCAG GTTTGCTTACAATTGGTCCTCGATTTGGGGGTGCCATTGACGATGCTGCTCGCTACTTTAAGGATGCTCATGACAGT GGACTTAGAGCTTATGAGTTTGTTGAAGGTATGAAGAAAAAGGGGATTCGTGTGCCAGGAATAGGACACAG GGTAAAGAATAAGGACAGGAAAGACAAGCGAGTTGAGCTGCTACAAAAGTTTGCAAGGACACATTttccttgtgttaaatacatgGAATATGCGGTTGAAGTTGAAGCCTACACCCTCTCAAAGgcaaaaaatttaattcttaacaTCGATGGTGCCATTGGGTCTATTTTCTTGGATCTTTTTGCTGGCAGTGGAATGTTCACTGAGCAAGAgattgatgaaattgtgaagaTTGGGTATCTGAATGGCTTCTTTGTGCTGGCACGCTCCATTGGTCTGATTGG GCACACCTTTGACCAAAAGAGACTCAAGCAACCTCTTTATCGACACCCATGGGAGGATGTTGTCTACACAACGTGA